A window of the Streptomyces albireticuli genome harbors these coding sequences:
- a CDS encoding lipopolysaccharide biosynthesis protein — MSDTSTRAQERETAGPAGRRLRLPGRGGGSPLFRNAFALMLNTGISAVLGVGYWLIAARYYSAEAVGQGSAAIAAMKLLAGLAAVTLTGALARFIPIAGRTTGRLVFRTYAGSSLLVALAAGVFLLTLDLWGPSYGFLHGGLRGSVFVLAVVAWSVLTLQDGVLTGLRSAFWVPVGNTVFSAAKLALLVAVASALPMSGVFVSWIVSIAVSVLPLGWLVFRKLVRRHVAATEATARPASSREIGRFLAGDYTGSLFSLAVVYLVPVIIASQVSSTDNAYFYITSTISGTVNLLAINMGASLTVEGAHDPERLAENCRAALGRMARIMVPVCVLLFVLAPYILGVFGRGYADAATPLLRWFAVGAALRVVMEVYFAVLRAQNRTAGLAYLQGLLCVLVLGLTLVLLPRMGLTGAGVAEIISLTVIVSVAAVKLRKILRPTSAAKFAGPVAYAPHVAPDGDLADLAVRGDRRDAPSDERREVRRGIARGLGREAGPPAAGQREGAGYGTRWALRAALDADTMPLGVRLDFDHLERRPDLRHTPEAVNLSPAAKPPVSKAAPPSQPSQVSRTSPPPQPPAPERAARPDAAKPTPAQASAVAPPEGDGPPAGEPAAPATGGEAPVAASGPVPWWRRPEAGVWLLLTAALALYWAPLASLGRADLDGMGGLGLVSVLPVATLLGATLLVVAFVGALRLGEQRRPLLVAVLLLTVVSLHAVPAVLEEQPRFATAWQHLGFLDFIDRTGVAAPDLDARWSWPGFFAVAAFAARACGVGDLSEVLRWWPTVLQLLCLAPLALLLRAVRAGWRAKWTAAWLFVLCGWVGQDYFSPQALNYFFYLLFVAVLLVWFRWPRQLRGKLLPGEAEVAPAGRRERGALLALLVALFAASVVSHQLTPFVMLGVLTALVLVRRSTLRGLPLLCGVMLAVWVGFLAEPYWSGHFDELFGGLGSLGGNVSSSVSGRIEGGSATHKLVLYIRVALAGGVLAAAAFGWWRRRRAGVGDTALLVLTAVPFLAFGMQSYGGEVALRVFLFALPGACVLAALALFPRAGRPGGRAVAGPVVALVAGLVLVLGFLVARWGNEPFERVRPGEVAAMDYVYAHDRPTVRLLWMSSDPVKSVTPAVPWGSRDMERVNYRPTLAPRDPARVDDLVGALRTAGPGSYLMVNRGQSVYLEFDAGYAADWDGRLRRALDGRPELRRVLSNDDAVLYELTDRPAGEVPVPRPGPAGPRVTWTPVSVAGALAAAALLVLLTARELVRVVAGPGVRWLRWLQSSFWFALPLLVVLLAALVQRFATMS, encoded by the coding sequence GTGTCTGACACGTCCACCCGCGCCCAGGAACGGGAGACGGCGGGTCCGGCCGGCCGCAGGCTGCGGCTGCCGGGCCGGGGCGGCGGAAGCCCGCTGTTCCGCAACGCCTTCGCGCTGATGCTCAACACCGGCATCAGCGCCGTCCTCGGTGTGGGGTACTGGCTGATCGCCGCCCGTTACTACTCGGCGGAGGCGGTCGGCCAGGGCTCCGCGGCCATCGCCGCGATGAAACTCCTGGCGGGCCTCGCCGCGGTCACCCTGACCGGGGCGCTGGCCCGCTTCATCCCCATCGCGGGGCGGACGACGGGCCGCCTCGTGTTCCGGACGTACGCCGGGAGCTCGCTGCTCGTCGCGCTCGCGGCGGGCGTCTTCCTGCTGACGCTCGATCTGTGGGGCCCGTCGTACGGCTTCCTGCACGGCGGCCTGCGCGGGTCCGTGTTCGTCCTCGCCGTGGTGGCCTGGTCCGTGCTCACCCTCCAGGACGGGGTGCTGACCGGGCTGCGCAGCGCGTTCTGGGTGCCGGTGGGCAACACCGTCTTCTCGGCGGCGAAGCTGGCGCTGCTGGTGGCCGTGGCGTCGGCGCTGCCGATGTCCGGGGTCTTCGTCTCCTGGATCGTCTCGATCGCCGTGTCGGTGCTGCCGCTGGGCTGGCTGGTGTTCCGCAAGCTGGTGCGCCGGCACGTGGCGGCGACGGAGGCGACGGCCCGGCCGGCGTCCTCCCGGGAGATCGGGCGCTTCCTCGCCGGGGACTACACCGGCTCGCTGTTCTCGCTGGCCGTGGTCTATCTGGTGCCGGTGATCATCGCCTCGCAGGTCAGCTCCACCGACAACGCCTACTTCTACATCACCTCCACCATCAGTGGCACGGTGAACCTGCTGGCCATCAACATGGGCGCGTCGCTGACCGTCGAGGGCGCGCACGACCCGGAGCGGCTGGCGGAGAACTGCCGGGCGGCACTGGGCCGGATGGCCCGGATCATGGTGCCGGTGTGCGTGCTGCTCTTCGTCCTCGCGCCGTACATCCTGGGGGTCTTCGGGCGGGGCTACGCCGACGCGGCGACGCCGCTCCTGCGGTGGTTCGCGGTGGGCGCGGCGCTGCGGGTGGTGATGGAGGTCTATTTCGCGGTGCTGCGGGCGCAGAACCGGACGGCGGGCCTCGCCTATCTCCAGGGGCTGTTGTGCGTGCTGGTGCTGGGGCTGACGCTGGTGCTCCTGCCCCGGATGGGGCTGACGGGCGCGGGGGTGGCGGAGATCATCAGCCTCACGGTGATCGTCAGCGTCGCGGCGGTCAAGCTCCGCAAGATCCTCCGGCCCACGTCGGCGGCGAAGTTCGCGGGTCCCGTGGCGTACGCGCCGCATGTGGCGCCGGACGGCGATCTGGCGGACCTGGCGGTCCGGGGTGACCGGCGGGACGCCCCCTCGGACGAAAGGCGGGAGGTCCGGCGCGGTATCGCGCGGGGGTTAGGGCGGGAGGCAGGGCCTCCCGCCGCCGGGCAGCGCGAGGGCGCCGGCTACGGCACCCGCTGGGCACTGCGGGCGGCGCTGGACGCCGACACGATGCCGCTGGGCGTGCGGCTGGACTTCGACCATCTGGAGAGGCGCCCCGATCTCCGGCACACCCCGGAGGCGGTCAACCTGTCCCCCGCCGCGAAGCCGCCCGTCTCCAAGGCGGCTCCCCCTTCCCAGCCTTCCCAGGTTTCCCGGACCTCCCCGCCCCCGCAGCCCCCCGCGCCCGAGCGTGCCGCGCGGCCGGACGCCGCGAAGCCCACGCCCGCGCAGGCGTCCGCCGTGGCCCCGCCCGAAGGTGACGGGCCCCCGGCCGGGGAGCCCGCGGCCCCGGCGACCGGCGGCGAGGCGCCCGTCGCGGCGAGCGGGCCGGTGCCGTGGTGGCGGCGCCCCGAGGCCGGGGTCTGGCTGCTGCTGACGGCGGCCCTGGCGCTGTACTGGGCGCCGCTGGCGTCCCTCGGCCGCGCGGATCTGGACGGCATGGGCGGGCTCGGGCTGGTGTCCGTCCTGCCGGTGGCGACACTGCTGGGCGCGACCCTGCTGGTGGTCGCCTTCGTGGGCGCGCTGCGGCTGGGCGAGCAGCGCCGGCCGCTGCTGGTCGCGGTGCTGCTGCTGACGGTGGTCTCCCTGCACGCCGTGCCGGCGGTGCTGGAGGAGCAGCCCCGGTTCGCCACGGCCTGGCAGCACCTGGGGTTCCTGGACTTCATCGACCGCACGGGGGTGGCGGCGCCGGATCTGGACGCCCGCTGGAGCTGGCCGGGCTTCTTCGCCGTCGCCGCCTTCGCGGCCAGGGCCTGCGGCGTCGGCGATCTGTCCGAGGTGCTGCGCTGGTGGCCCACCGTCCTCCAGCTGCTCTGCCTGGCGCCGCTGGCACTGCTGCTGCGGGCCGTCCGGGCCGGGTGGCGGGCGAAGTGGACGGCGGCCTGGCTGTTCGTCCTGTGCGGCTGGGTGGGGCAGGACTACTTCTCGCCGCAGGCGCTCAACTACTTCTTCTACCTGCTGTTCGTGGCCGTGCTGCTGGTCTGGTTCCGCTGGCCGAGGCAGCTGCGCGGGAAGCTGCTGCCGGGCGAGGCCGAGGTGGCGCCGGCCGGCCGCCGGGAGCGCGGGGCGCTGCTGGCGCTGCTGGTGGCGCTGTTCGCCGCCTCGGTCGTCAGCCATCAGCTCACCCCCTTCGTGATGCTGGGGGTGCTGACCGCGCTGGTCCTGGTGCGCCGCTCCACCCTGCGCGGGCTGCCACTGCTGTGCGGCGTGATGCTGGCGGTGTGGGTGGGGTTCCTGGCCGAGCCGTACTGGTCGGGCCACTTCGACGAGCTGTTCGGCGGGCTGGGCTCGCTGGGCGGCAATGTCTCCTCGTCCGTCTCGGGCCGGATCGAGGGCGGCAGCGCCACCCACAAGCTGGTGCTGTACATCCGGGTGGCGCTGGCGGGCGGGGTGCTGGCCGCCGCCGCGTTCGGCTGGTGGCGCCGGCGCAGGGCGGGCGTCGGTGACACGGCGCTGCTGGTGCTCACGGCGGTGCCGTTCCTCGCCTTCGGGATGCAGTCCTACGGGGGCGAGGTGGCGCTGCGCGTCTTCCTGTTCGCCCTGCCCGGGGCGTGTGTCCTCGCCGCGCTCGCGCTCTTCCCGCGCGCCGGGCGGCCGGGCGGCCGGGCGGTGGCGGGCCCGGTGGTCGCGCTGGTGGCGGGCCTGGTGCTCGTCCTCGGCTTCCTGGTGGCCCGCTGGGGCAACGAGCCCTTCGAGCGCGTCCGCCCCGGCGAGGTCGCCGCCATGGACTATGTGTACGCCCACGACCGGCCGACCGTGCGGCTGCTGTGGATGAGCAGCGACCCCGTCAAGAGCGTCACTCCGGCCGTGCCGTGGGGCAGCCGCGACATGGAGCGGGTGAACTACCGCCCGACGCTCGCCCCGCGCGACCCGGCGCGGGTGGACGACCTGGTGGGCGCGCTGCGGACGGCCGGGCCGGGCTCGTACCTCATGGTCAACCGGGGCCAGTCGGTGTATCTGGAGTTCGACGCGGGCTACGCCGCCGACTGGGACGGCCGGCTGCGGCGGGCCCTCGACGGCCGGCCGGAGCTCCGCCGGGTGCTCTCGAACGACGACGCGGTGCTGTACGAACTGACGGACCGGCCCGCGGGCGAGGTGCCCGTGCCGCGGCCGGGCCCGGCGGGCCCGCGGGTAACGTGGACGCCGGTGTCGGTGGCCGGGGCGCTCGCGGCGGCGGCGCTGCTGGTGCTGCTGACGGCACGGGAGCTGGTGCGGGTCGTGGCGGGTCCCGGCGTCCGGTGGCTGCGGTGGCTCCAGAGCTCGTTCTGGTTCGCGCTGCCGCTGCTGGTGGTGTTGCTGGCCGCGCTGGTGCAGCGGTTCGCGACGATGTCGTAG
- a CDS encoding polysaccharide deacetylase family protein, with product MSVDRVPILMYHSVAHSPARATYGLSVSPEAFAAQMRLLAERRFTPLTAQQLAAAWRTGTGLPEKPVLITFDDGYEGVHRHALPTLVEHGFAATLFASTGWVRGAHDSGGALDLMLSWDQVRELAAAGVEIGGHSHSHPQLDQLTDAQLWFEVARCREILAEELGEPPVSFAYPYGYSDRRVRNTVRAAGFTISLAVGNALAERPQGPYALERVTVRRSTGLGEFERLVEGRGLGRLFVRDRVLTKGYAVVRRTRQVVRKASEARV from the coding sequence ATGAGCGTGGACCGTGTCCCGATACTGATGTACCACTCGGTGGCGCACTCACCGGCCCGGGCCACCTACGGGCTGTCGGTGTCCCCCGAGGCGTTCGCGGCCCAGATGCGGCTGCTGGCCGAGCGGCGGTTCACCCCGCTGACGGCCCAGCAGCTGGCGGCGGCGTGGCGCACCGGCACCGGGCTGCCGGAGAAACCGGTGCTGATCACGTTCGACGACGGCTACGAGGGCGTGCACCGGCACGCCCTCCCGACGCTCGTCGAGCACGGCTTCGCGGCGACGTTGTTCGCTTCCACGGGGTGGGTGCGCGGCGCGCACGATTCCGGTGGCGCGCTCGATCTCATGCTGAGCTGGGACCAGGTGCGGGAGCTGGCCGCGGCCGGGGTGGAGATCGGCGGGCACAGCCACTCCCACCCCCAGCTCGACCAGCTCACGGACGCGCAGCTGTGGTTCGAGGTCGCCCGGTGCCGGGAGATCCTGGCGGAGGAACTGGGCGAGCCGCCCGTGTCCTTCGCCTATCCCTACGGTTACTCCGACCGGCGGGTGCGGAACACCGTGCGCGCGGCCGGTTTCACGATATCCCTGGCCGTGGGCAACGCCCTCGCCGAACGCCCCCAGGGCCCGTACGCCCTGGAGCGGGTGACCGTGCGCCGGTCCACCGGCCTCGGGGAGTTCGAGCGGCTCGTCGAGGGCCGGGGCCTCGGCCGGCTCTTCGTCAGGGACCGGGTCCTGACGAAGGGGTACGCCGTCGTCCGCAGAACCCGACAAGTCGTCAGGAAGGCAAGCGAAGCCCGTGTCTGA
- a CDS encoding glycosyltransferase family 2 protein: MSTTSPPGVSVVICVYTEDRWGDILAAVASVADQSRPALETLVVVDHNPALLRRLAKLYGDDGAGAPADRVRVLANAGPRGLSAGRNTGIAASSGEVIAFLDDDAVAERDWLRHFAEAYADPRVMAVGGRTQPVWESRRRPAWFPEEFDWVVGCTYRGLPPGRVRVRNVLGGNASFRRSAFTVAGGFASGIGRDGDRLPLGCEETELCIRLTRAMPEAVLLIDDRAVIHHRVPAARERFGYFRTRAYAEGLSKALVSRSVGAREGLATERRYATRVLPAGVARGVRDALLGRAGGAGRAGAIVAGVAVAAGGYALGRVRAYRGGGRYAVAGVADVADVPTPAVPPDPPGPEAGP, from the coding sequence TTGAGCACCACTTCCCCACCGGGCGTGTCGGTGGTCATCTGCGTCTACACCGAGGACCGCTGGGGCGACATCCTCGCCGCGGTGGCCTCGGTGGCCGACCAGTCCCGGCCCGCCCTGGAGACCCTGGTGGTCGTCGACCACAACCCCGCCCTGCTGCGGCGGCTCGCCAAGCTGTACGGGGACGACGGCGCCGGCGCGCCGGCCGACCGGGTCCGGGTGCTCGCCAACGCGGGCCCCCGCGGCCTGTCGGCCGGCCGCAACACCGGCATCGCGGCCTCCTCCGGCGAGGTGATCGCCTTCCTCGACGACGACGCGGTGGCCGAGCGGGACTGGCTGCGGCACTTCGCCGAGGCCTACGCCGACCCCCGGGTCATGGCGGTGGGCGGGCGCACCCAGCCCGTCTGGGAGTCCCGGCGGCGGCCCGCCTGGTTCCCGGAGGAGTTCGACTGGGTGGTGGGCTGCACCTACCGCGGTCTGCCGCCCGGCCGGGTCCGGGTGCGCAACGTCCTGGGGGGCAACGCCTCCTTCCGCCGGTCCGCGTTCACCGTGGCCGGCGGCTTCGCCAGCGGCATCGGGCGCGACGGCGACCGGCTGCCGCTGGGCTGCGAGGAGACGGAGCTGTGCATCCGGCTCACCCGGGCGATGCCGGAGGCGGTGCTGCTGATCGACGACCGCGCGGTGATCCACCACCGGGTGCCGGCCGCCCGCGAGCGGTTCGGCTATTTCCGCACCCGCGCGTACGCCGAGGGCCTCTCCAAGGCCCTGGTGTCCCGGAGCGTGGGGGCGCGGGAAGGGCTGGCGACGGAGCGCCGCTACGCCACGCGCGTGCTGCCCGCCGGTGTGGCGCGCGGGGTGCGGGACGCCCTGCTCGGCCGGGCCGGCGGCGCGGGCCGGGCGGGGGCGATCGTGGCGGGCGTCGCGGTGGCGGCGGGGGGCTACGCCCTCGGCCGGGTCCGCGCGTACCGGGGCGGAGGCCGGTACGCGGTGGCGGGCGTCGCCGACGTGGCGGACGTTCCTACGCCGGCGGTGCCTCCCGACCCGCCCGGACCGGAGGCCGGCCCATGA
- a CDS encoding glycosyltransferase family 2 protein — protein MSSFLRPAADQEPATAGPYRPVSSHFAIAPPVSVVIPAMNEAENLPYVFKTLPEWIHEVVLVDGNSTDDTIGVARSLWPGVKVVQQLGKGKGDALITGFAACSGEIIVMVDADGSADGNEIVSYVSALVGGADFAKGSRFANGGGTDDMTPIRKLGNRVLCSLVNHKFGARYTDLCYGYNAFWKHCLDEIALDCAGFEVETLMNIRVVKAGLRVQEIPSHEFVRIHGASNLRAVRDGLRVLKVILREHGARRRRRPQRLAIAPAANRGEVS, from the coding sequence ATGAGTTCCTTCCTGCGGCCCGCGGCCGATCAGGAGCCGGCGACGGCCGGCCCGTATCGCCCCGTGAGCTCGCATTTCGCGATAGCGCCACCGGTGAGCGTCGTGATCCCCGCCATGAACGAGGCCGAGAACCTCCCGTACGTCTTCAAGACGCTGCCGGAGTGGATCCACGAGGTCGTCCTGGTCGACGGCAACTCGACGGACGACACCATCGGGGTGGCCCGCTCCCTGTGGCCGGGGGTCAAGGTCGTCCAGCAGCTCGGCAAGGGCAAGGGCGACGCCCTGATCACCGGTTTCGCGGCCTGTTCGGGCGAGATCATCGTGATGGTCGACGCCGACGGCTCCGCCGACGGCAACGAGATCGTCAGCTATGTCTCCGCGCTGGTCGGCGGCGCGGACTTCGCCAAGGGCTCCCGCTTCGCCAACGGCGGCGGCACGGACGACATGACGCCCATCCGCAAGCTCGGCAACCGCGTCCTGTGCTCCCTCGTCAACCACAAGTTCGGCGCCCGCTACACCGACCTGTGCTACGGCTACAACGCCTTCTGGAAGCACTGCCTGGACGAGATCGCCCTGGACTGCGCGGGCTTCGAGGTGGAGACCCTGATGAACATCAGAGTCGTCAAGGCCGGACTGCGCGTCCAGGAGATCCCGAGCCACGAGTTCGTCCGCATCCACGGCGCGAGCAATCTGCGGGCCGTGCGCGACGGACTGCGGGTCCTGAAGGTCATCCTGCGGGAGCACGGCGCCCGGCGCCGGCGCCGCCCGCAGCGGCTCGCCATCGCACCGGCGGCGAACCGCGGGGAAGTGTCTTGA
- a CDS encoding GNAT family N-acetyltransferase, with translation MNISVYRPGELTAADRAAWTALQSRAVADGSPQLANPFLAPEFALAVGRCRASARIAVVREDGEPVGFFPYQRTALGVGRAIGLGVSDAQGLVHGPGFQWDARELLLACGLSVWEFDHLVEGQKPFETGASGSYASPVVDVEQGFGPYLAALRKQSPKFTRTTLAKERRMARDLGEVRYVHDERDPDALRTLVGWKSAQYRRTGRSDRFARPWISLLVEQLFHTRTESFAGLLSVLYAGDRPLAAHFGLRSRSVLACWFPAYDPAFAKYSPGLVLHLRMAEGAAAAGLAYLDLGRGEKAYKDSLKTRELSVSEGWVTRRHPVALGHRIRRAPVRALRNTVLARPELFEPADRLLKRMGRIREGG, from the coding sequence GTGAACATCAGCGTGTACCGCCCGGGCGAGCTCACGGCAGCCGACCGGGCGGCGTGGACAGCTCTCCAGTCGCGGGCGGTGGCGGACGGCTCGCCGCAGCTCGCGAATCCTTTCCTCGCACCGGAGTTCGCCCTGGCCGTGGGCCGCTGCCGGGCCTCCGCCCGGATAGCGGTGGTCCGCGAGGACGGCGAGCCGGTGGGCTTCTTCCCCTACCAGCGGACCGCGCTGGGCGTCGGCCGGGCGATAGGTCTCGGGGTCTCGGACGCCCAGGGGCTGGTGCACGGCCCCGGGTTCCAGTGGGACGCCCGCGAGCTGCTGCTCGCCTGCGGGCTGTCCGTGTGGGAGTTCGACCACCTGGTGGAGGGCCAGAAGCCGTTCGAGACCGGCGCCTCCGGCTCGTACGCCTCGCCGGTCGTCGACGTGGAGCAGGGCTTCGGCCCCTACCTCGCGGCGCTGCGCAAGCAGTCGCCCAAGTTCACCCGCACCACGCTCGCCAAGGAGCGCCGGATGGCCCGGGACCTCGGCGAGGTGCGCTACGTCCACGACGAGCGCGATCCGGACGCGTTGCGCACCCTGGTGGGCTGGAAATCGGCTCAGTACCGAAGAACGGGACGCAGCGACCGCTTCGCGCGGCCCTGGATATCCCTCCTGGTCGAGCAGCTCTTCCACACCCGCACCGAGTCGTTCGCGGGGCTGCTCTCGGTCCTCTACGCCGGCGACCGCCCGCTCGCGGCCCACTTCGGGCTGCGCTCGCGGTCGGTGCTCGCCTGCTGGTTCCCGGCGTACGACCCGGCGTTCGCCAAGTACTCCCCGGGTCTGGTGCTGCACCTGCGGATGGCGGAGGGGGCCGCCGCCGCGGGCCTGGCCTATCTGGACCTCGGGCGCGGCGAGAAGGCGTACAAGGACTCGCTGAAGACCCGGGAGCTCAGCGTCTCGGAGGGCTGGGTGACCCGGCGTCATCCCGTCGCGCTGGGCCACCGGATACGGCGTGCGCCGGTGCGGGCGCTGCGCAACACCGTGCTGGCCCGGCCGGAGCTCTTCGAGCCCGCGGACCGATTGCTGAAACGCATGGGGCGCATTCGCGAAGGAGGGTGA
- a CDS encoding SGNH/GDSL hydrolase family protein, translating into MKLSWFVSSVSAFALTAALALGAGGAAHAEERAPGAERRAAATGYVALGDSYSSGVGAGSYYGESGACKRSAKSYPVLWAAAHTPSSFAFTACSGARTGDVLSGQLGPLNAGTGLVSISVGGNDAGFADTMTTCVFNGDSACLGRIDQARAYISGTLPGQLDKVYSAIKAKAPAAHVVVIGYPRFYRLGGGCIGGLSEKKRSAINAAADHIDTVIAKRAADHGFTYADINTTFAGHELCSGKPWLNSVALPVDESYHPNAAGQSGGYLPVFTSAA; encoded by the coding sequence ATGAAACTGTCCTGGTTCGTGAGTTCCGTCTCGGCGTTCGCCCTCACCGCCGCCCTCGCGCTCGGCGCGGGCGGGGCCGCGCACGCCGAGGAGAGAGCGCCGGGAGCGGAGCGGAGAGCCGCCGCCACCGGCTACGTGGCCCTCGGCGACTCCTACTCCTCGGGCGTCGGCGCCGGCAGCTACTACGGGGAAAGCGGCGCCTGCAAGCGCAGCGCCAAGTCCTACCCCGTCCTCTGGGCCGCGGCCCACACCCCGTCGAGCTTCGCCTTCACCGCCTGCTCGGGCGCTCGTACGGGTGATGTGCTGAGCGGCCAGCTCGGCCCGCTGAACGCCGGCACCGGGCTCGTCAGCATCAGCGTCGGCGGCAACGACGCCGGATTCGCCGACACCATGACGACCTGCGTGTTCAACGGCGACAGCGCCTGCCTGGGCCGCATCGACCAGGCGCGCGCGTACATCAGCGGCACCCTGCCGGGGCAGCTGGACAAGGTCTACTCCGCCATCAAGGCCAAGGCCCCCGCCGCCCACGTCGTCGTCATCGGCTATCCACGCTTCTACCGTCTCGGCGGCGGCTGTATCGGCGGGCTGAGCGAGAAGAAGCGCTCCGCCATCAACGCCGCGGCCGACCACATCGACACCGTCATCGCCAAGCGCGCCGCCGACCACGGCTTCACCTACGCCGACATCAACACCACGTTCGCCGGACACGAACTCTGCTCCGGCAAGCCCTGGCTCAACAGCGTGGCGCTGCCCGTGGACGAGTCCTACCACCCCAACGCCGCCGGGCAGTCGGGCGGCTACCTGCCGGTCTTCACCTCAGCCGCCTGA
- a CDS encoding serine/threonine-protein kinase, protein MSGDSGVSGAGRGARLVAGRYRLVDRLGHGGMGVVWRARDELLDREVAVKEVRAPAALLEHEVGLLYARLEREGRAAARIAHPNVVTVHDVATEDGRPWIAMELVRGLSLADVLEAEGQLAPARAAHIGAEVLAALRAAHGVGVLHRDVKPGNVLVANDGRVVLTDFGIATVQGNTALTRTGELVGSPEYLAPERALGRPPGTASDLWSLGVTLYAAVEGFSPFRQDTPLSTMRAVVDQAFPPPRRAGALTPVLEGLLRKDPAERLGAAEAERMLRAVAAGTAPDVPGPAPDVPYAPTVLAHPAPPAPGTARAGGGAPSGTGGTGPVDPSGGRRRRTGLVVATAVLVAAALTGGLIWALAGRDDDPSGDTPSGEGKDAGAGSSQATGATSGDGPVRVALTAVRDRYTGPCPPPEASAPAFSATVTVGRVPVEVTYRWVTGSGRVTDGDWRTERFTERRTTVRHTESGRRASDPGKDWIAVEIRSPQRLTSSHVPFTVACRKEPTDPTSPPASPSRPGSPSGQGKPSASAGKPSGTARSEGTEGTDGGTTYGGAVGAGRSGG, encoded by the coding sequence ATGAGCGGGGATTCCGGGGTTTCCGGTGCGGGCCGGGGCGCCCGGCTGGTGGCGGGCCGTTACCGGCTCGTGGACCGGCTGGGGCACGGCGGCATGGGCGTGGTGTGGCGGGCCCGTGACGAGCTGCTGGACCGCGAGGTGGCCGTGAAGGAGGTCCGCGCGCCGGCCGCCCTGCTGGAGCACGAGGTGGGCCTCCTCTACGCGCGACTGGAGCGCGAGGGGCGCGCGGCGGCGCGGATCGCGCACCCCAATGTCGTCACCGTCCATGACGTGGCGACCGAGGACGGCCGCCCCTGGATCGCGATGGAGCTGGTCCGCGGCCTGTCGCTGGCCGATGTCCTGGAGGCTGAGGGGCAGCTCGCACCGGCGCGCGCGGCGCACATCGGCGCGGAGGTCCTGGCCGCGCTCCGAGCCGCTCACGGGGTGGGCGTGTTGCACCGCGACGTGAAGCCCGGCAACGTCCTCGTCGCGAACGACGGCCGGGTGGTCCTCACCGACTTCGGCATCGCGACGGTCCAGGGGAACACGGCGCTGACCCGGACCGGCGAGCTGGTGGGCTCCCCCGAGTACCTCGCGCCGGAGCGCGCGCTGGGGCGTCCGCCGGGGACCGCCTCGGACCTCTGGTCGCTCGGGGTGACGCTGTACGCGGCGGTGGAGGGCTTCTCCCCGTTCCGCCAGGACACCCCGCTGAGCACGATGCGGGCCGTGGTGGACCAGGCGTTCCCGCCGCCGCGCCGGGCGGGCGCCCTCACGCCCGTACTGGAAGGGCTGCTGCGCAAGGACCCGGCGGAGCGGCTCGGCGCGGCGGAGGCGGAGCGGATGCTGCGCGCCGTGGCGGCGGGCACCGCCCCGGACGTCCCCGGCCCGGCGCCGGACGTCCCGTACGCCCCGACCGTCCTCGCCCACCCCGCGCCCCCGGCGCCGGGCACGGCGCGCGCCGGCGGGGGCGCGCCGTCCGGGACCGGCGGCACCGGCCCGGTGGACCCGTCCGGCGGGCGGCGGAGGCGGACCGGCCTCGTGGTGGCGACAGCGGTCCTGGTCGCCGCCGCGCTGACGGGCGGGCTGATATGGGCGCTGGCGGGCCGTGACGACGACCCGTCCGGCGATACCCCGTCCGGCGAGGGCAAGGACGCCGGGGCGGGCTCGTCCCAGGCCACGGGCGCCACCTCCGGCGACGGCCCGGTACGGGTCGCGCTCACCGCCGTGCGCGACCGCTACACCGGCCCCTGCCCGCCGCCGGAGGCGTCCGCGCCGGCCTTCTCCGCGACCGTCACCGTCGGCCGGGTGCCGGTGGAGGTCACCTACCGCTGGGTGACGGGCAGCGGTAGAGTCACGGACGGCGATTGGCGGACCGAACGTTTCACCGAACGGCGCACGACCGTACGGCACACGGAGTCCGGGCGCCGGGCATCGGACCCGGGCAAGGACTGGATCGCGGTCGAGATCAGGAGCCCGCAGCGACTGACCTCCTCTCATGTCCCGTTCACGGTGGCTTGCAGGAAGGAGCCGACGGACCCCACCTCACCACCCGCCTCACCCTCACGTCCCGGCTCACCGAGCGGCCAGGGCAAGCCGTCGGCGTCGGCGGGCAAGCCGTCGGGGACGGCGCGTTCGGAGGGTACGGAAGGTACGGACGGCGGTACGACCTACGGCGGTGCCGTAGGGGCGGGTCGCTCAGGCGGCTGA